In the genome of Streptomyces sp. SAI-127, the window TCTCGGGGCGGGCCGCTGCGGAGAGAGGGGCCACCACCGCCACGGTGATGAGGGTGGCGAGGAGGGCCCGGCGCCATCTGTGGGAGCGCCGGCCGTCCCCCCTGTGCCGCCGCGCGTCACCGCGGCCCTCGCGCCAACCCCTCCAGCTGCTCCCCACAGTCCCCGTCCCTCCCCGTCCGCCCGGCCATCGGGCGTGTCTGGAAGGGAAGTTACGGAGCGGAGGCTGTCGTCCGCGTCACGCCAGGGAGCTCTTCGGAGTCGTAGCTCTCAGGTATTACGGGTATCACCGGGAGGGGACAGACAGGCGCCGTTGAGGGGGCGGACAAGCGCCCGGAGGGGGCGGCCAGGCCCCGGAATCCGACGTCACCACGCCAACTGAGCGATCTCCTCCGCCACCACCGCGCACGCGTCCGCCGCCGGGTCGATCAGGGGGAAGTGGCCGACGTCCTCCAGCAGCGTCAGGCCCACCACCTCGCCCGCCTTGGCCGCCGCGTCCGCGTACGCCTCGGCGACCGCCTGCGGGACGACCGTGTCGGCACGGCCCTGGACGAGCGTGGTCGCGATGCCCGTGGGGAGCAGCAGGGCGGGGTCGGCGTACGGCAAGCGGGCGGTGAACACCTCTTCCCCGCCGAGGAGTTGACGGCACGCCCCGCCGCACACGTCCAGCTTCTCGGCGACCGTGAAGTCGGCGATCGGGGCCAGGGCGACGACCCCGCGCAGGGGAGCGGGGCGGTCGGTGCGCCAGGCGGCGTCCTCCGGCAGGAGATGCCGGGCCGCGGCCCACAGCGCGAGGTGACCGCCCGCGGAGTGACCGGTGACCACCATGCGGCGCGGGTCGGCCTGCGGCAGGAACTCCCGTACGAGCGCCGGAAGCGCGTCCATCGCGGCGGCCACGTCGTCGAAGGTCTCCGGCCAGCGCCCGGCGACGGGGCCGACGTCACCGGTCCCGGCGGCAGCGCCCTGTCCCGGAATGGACACCCCGCCCCGCCGGTACTCCACATTGGCCACCGCGAACCCACGCCGCGCCAGGAAGTCCGCGAACGGAGTCACATGGCGCCGGTCGTACGGCGCCCGCCACGCCCCGCCGTGCAGGACGACGACCAGCGGCGCGAGGCCGCCCCCGGGAGACAGCGCCTCGCGCGGGGCGTAGAAGTCGATCACCTGGTCGGGGTCGGCGCCGTACGCCGCGGTGGCGTCGGGAGCGACCGCCGCGTGCGAGAAGGCCGACTCCTCCTCGGCCGCGGCACGGGCTTCTGCGGCGGCACGGGCTGCGGCGTCGTCCGGCATGCTCCAACCTCTCAGCGGTGAAACGGATCTGACGGACCGTGAAAGCATCCTGGAAGGGAATCCGGCCGTTGGCCGGGACGCTATCAGGCCGATGACGTGCGCGGACACGGGGATGTCACGCTCGGTGAGGGTCAAACGGTTCCACGCCCTCCTCACCACCGGAACGGCCCCCCCGGCCCGCGCCACGCCGAGCGATCAGCGGACGAGCGTCTCCCCCAGCACCCGCGCCGCCCGCTCCACGTCCGCGAACCCGACGTACAACGGCGTGAACCCGAACCGCAGCACGTCCGGGTGCCGGAAGTCGCCCACCACGCCCCGCTCGATGAGCCGCTTCATCACCTCGCCCGCGTCCTCGCAGCGCAGCGCGACCTGGCTGCCCCGCTCCCCGTGGGCCAGGGGCGTCACACACTCGACGCGGCCCTCACCGACGTACGACGAGACGCACTCCAGGAAGAAGTCCGTCAGGGCGAGGGACTTGGCGCGCACCGCCTCGACCGAGACCCCGTCCCAGACCTCGAGGGCGGCCTCCAGGGCGAGCATGGAGAGGATGTCGGGTGTGCCCACGCGGCCCCGCAGCGCGCCCTCGGCAGGTGCGTAGGACGGACTCATGCCGAAGGGGTCGGCGTGCGAGGTCCAGCCCGGCAGCGGGGAGTCGAAGCGGTCCTGGAGCTCGCGGCGCACATAGAGGTACGCCGGTGACCCCGGGCCTCCGTTCAGGTACTTGTAGGTGCAGCCGACCGCGAGGTCGACGCCGTGCGCGTCGAGACCGACCGGCAGGGCGCCCGCGCTGTGGCACAGGTCCCAGACGGCGACCGCGCCCGCCGCGTGCACGGCGGCCGTGAGACCGGGCAGGTCGTGCAGGCGCCCGGTGCGGTAGTCGACGTGGTTGAGCAGAACGGCCGCCGTACGGCCGCTCAGCACGCCCGGCACCCCCGCCGGGGTCACCGCCCGCAGGGTGCAGCCCGTCATCCGGGCCGCGGACTCGGCGATGTACCCGTCCGTGGGGAAGGTGGTCGCGTCCACGATCACCTCGTCGCGACCGGAGTCCGGGCCGCCCGCGAGCCGCACGGCACCCACAAGTGCCTTGAACACGTTGACACTTGTCGAGTCGCCGACCACGATCTGCCCGGCCGCCGCCCCGACCAGCGGGGCGACGAGGTCACCGATCCGCTCGGGCGCGGTCCACCAGCCGCTCTCGTCCCAGGACCGGATCCTGAGTGAGCCCCACTGACGGCGTACGACGTCCTCGACCCGCCCCGGGACGGCGGCAGGGAGCGCGCCCAGTGAGTTCCCGTCGAGATACACCACGTCGTCGAGCACGAACCGGGAGCGCACGCCCGCCAGCTCATCACCCGCGTCCAACTCCTGGGCCTTGAAAGTGAGGTCAGACATGGGACCGGGCCGTCCACAGCTCCGGGAACACGTTCTTCTGCGCGCGCTTCTCCAGCCAGGCCACCCCGGCGGAGCCGCCCGTGCCGGCCTTGGCGCCCATCGCGCGCCGGGTGGCGACGAGATGGTCGTTGCGCCAGCGCCACACCAGCTCGGCGACATCGGTCAACGCCTCACCCAGGCGGGCCAGTTCGTCGTTCTCGGGGCCGGAGTAGAGGGCCGTCCAGGCGGCCTCGACCTCCTCCGACGGCTCGTACCGGCGCGAGACGTCCCGGTCCAGGACAGCGGAAGGGATCGCGTGCCCGCGCCGCGCGAGCAGCCGCAGCACCTCGTCGTACAGGCTCGGCTCGTGCAGCGCCTTCTCCAGCTCGGCGTGGACCCGGGGCGCGCCCCGGTGCGGGACGAGCATGGACGCGGACTTGTCGCCGAGCAGGAACTCCATGCGGCGGTACATCGCCGACTGGAAGCCGGAGCCCTCGCCGAGCGCCGAGCGGTAGGAGTTGAACTGCGCGGGCGTCAGCTGGCCGAGCGGCTTCCAGGAGGCGTTCAGCGCCTCCAGCTCCCGTACGGAACGCTTCAGCGCGGCAACGGCCGTGGGCACGTCGTCGGAGCGCAGCGCACCCGCCGCGGTCTCCCACTCGTGCACGATGACGGTGAACCACAGCTCCATGACCTGGGTCGTGACCAGGAAGACCATCTCTCCGGGATCGTCGGAGAGGGTGTGCTGGAGGTGGGTGAGCACGTCCGCCTTGACGTAGTCCTCGTACGGCGTCGTGCCTTGGAAGTCGAGATGCGGGGTCTCCGGCTCCTGCGCTTCATGAGCCTCATGGGACGACATCGCTGTCTCCTGTTGTGTACTCCGGGTAGCGGTCCGCCCTGCCGTTACCGACACGGGGCCCCGGTCCCCGCCGGGCATCTTCTTCCATGCTCCGTGGAAAAGGCAAGGCCCGCCTGGTCACACAGGCGGGCCCGGAAAGCGGTGACGGATCAGCCCAGCGTCTCGGCCGCCGTGAGCGAGGAGTCCTTCAGGAACTGCGAGCAGCGCTCGTACTCGGCCTGCTCACCGATGGCACCGGCGGCACGGGCGAGGCCGTGCAGGGCGCGCAGGAAGCCGCGGTTCGGCTCGTGCTCCCACGGGACCGGCCCATGGCCCTTCCAGCCGTTGCGGCGCAGCGAGTCCAGGCCGCGGTGGTAGCCCGTACGGGCATAGGCGTACGACTCCACGACGCTGCCCCGCTCGAACGCCTCGTCGGCCAGCTGGGCCCAGGCCAGCGAGGAGGTCGGGTACTTCGCGGCGACATCCGCGGGGGCGGTGCCGTTCGCCAGGAGCTCACGGGGCTCCGGGTCGTCGGGGAGGTGGGTCGGGGGCGGGCCCCCGAGAAGGTTCTCGTGAATCGACATGGGTCCAGTCTCCCTCGCGGAAGGCGGTGTTTCGTCTGCGGGTGCGTTCGGCTGGTCGCAGACGGCCTACGACAGTCGCCCCCGTGTCCGCTCGCCCTCCAGCGGCGGCGACAGCACGGCCCCGTACGTGCGGCACTCCGGCCGACGACACCCCGCCGGAAGCGACCGTACCGTCGCGAAGGCCACCACGGACCCCACCACCAGCACCCCCGCGCACACCGTCATCGCCCGCCCGAACGCATTGTCGAACGCCGTAGGCGATCGGTACGCCTCCTCCCCCATCCCCGTGACCAGTGGCAGCGCGGCCACCGCGATCAGCCCCGCCGCCCGGGCGGCCGCGTTGTTGATGCCGCTGGCCAGCCCGGCCCGCGAGGCGTCCACCGAGCCCAGCACGGTCGCCGTCAGCGGGGCGACCAGCGTGACCATGCCGGTGCCCAGGACCATCAGCGCGGGCAGGATGTCGGCCAGGTACGAGGCGTCCGGGCCGACCCGCAGCATCAGCAGCATCCCGGCGGCGCACAGCAGCGGGCCGACGGTGAGCGGGATGCGCGGCCCGATGCGGTCGGCCAGGGCGCCCGAGCGGGCGGAGAACAGCAGCATCAGGACGGTCGTCGGCAGCAGGGCCGTACCGGCCTGGAGAGCCGAGTAGCCCACCACCACCTGGAGCTGGACGGCGCCCAGGAAGAAGAACCCGCCGAAGGCCCCGTACACACACAGGGTCACCAGGTTGACCGCGGTGAACTGGCGGGACGCGAAGATCCCGAGCGGCATCATCGGGTCGGGACGGCGTTTCTCGACGGCGACGAAGGCCACCCCGGCGGCCACGCCCGCGACCGCCGTGACAGCGACCAGCAGGGACCCGGAACGCGCCTCGATCAGCGCGTACGTCACCAGCGCGAGCGCCAGCGCGCCCAGGACCGCGCCGAGCACGTCGAAGCGCCCGTGGTCGCCGCGGCCGTCCGCGGACTCGGGAACATGCCGTACGGCGATCGGCGCGCACAGCAGGGCCAGCGGGACGTTGAGCAGGAACACCCAGCGCCAGCCCGGACCGTCCACCAGCCAGCCGCCCACGAAGGGGCCGACGGCCGCCCCGACACCGCCGAACCCGGACCACAGGCCGACGGCCCGGCCCCGGTCGTCGGGGTGGAAGGAGGCCTGGATCAACGCCAGCGAACCCGGTGTGAGCAGGGCGCCGCCCACCCCCTGGAGGGCACGGGCGGCGACGAGGACGGGCGCGTTCGGAGCGAGGCCGCACAGCAGGGAGGCGGCCGCGAACCACACCACCCCGACGACGAAGACCTTGCGGCGGCCGTACCGGTCCCCGAGGGAGCCGCCGAGCAGGATGAGCCCGGCCAGCGTCAGCATGTACGCGTTGACCGTCCACTGGAGGGCGGCGAGGTCGGCGTCCAGGTCGCGGCCGATGGCCGGCAGGGCGACGTTGACGACGGTCGAGTCCAGCAGCGCCATGCTGGAGCCGAGGACGGTGGTGAGCAGGATCCACTTGCCTTGCGGCGAGGCCAGCCGGACATCGGGCATGCCCCCAGGTATACAGCGAGCCCGGTGCCGTAGCACCGGGCTCACCGTAAACAGCCGCAACGGGCCTTACTTGATCTTCGTGCCCGCCGAGCGCAGGTTCTGCGTCGCCTCGACGACACGGGCGGCCATCGAAGCCTCGGCCAGCTTGCCCCAGGTGCGCGGGTCGTAGGTCTTCTTGGAGCCGACCTCGCCGTCGACCTTCAGGACGCCGTCGTAGTTGCGGAACATGTGGTCGGCGACCGGACGCGTGAAGGCGTACTGCGTGTCGGTGTCGATGTTCATCTTGACGACGCCGTTCTCCAGCGCGGTGCGGATCTCCTCCTCCGTGGAGCCGGAGCCGCCGTGGAAGACGAAGTCGAACGGCTGGGACCCGGCCGGCTTGCCGAACTTGGCGGCCACGCCGTCGTTCAGCTGCTTCAGCAGGTCGGGGCGGAGGACGACGTTGCCCGGCTTGTACACACCGTGGACGTTGCCGAAGGAGGCGGCCAGCAGGTAGCGCCCCTTCTCACCGAGCCCGAGGGCCTCGGCCGTACGGATCGCGTCGTCGACGGTCGTGTACAGGGAGTCGTTGATCTCGTGCGAGACACCGTCCTCCTCGCCGCCGGTCGGGGTGATCTCGACCTCGAGGATGATCCTGGCGGCGCGGGCGCGCTCCAGGAGCTCCTGGGCGATGGAGAGGTTGTCGGCGAGGGTCTCCGCCGAGCCGTCCCACATGTGCGACTGGAACAGCGGGTTGCCGCCGGCCTTCACGCGCTCCTCGGACACGGCGAGCAGCGGGCGTACGTACCCGTCGAGCTTGTCCTTGGGGCAGTGGTCGGTGTGCAGCGCGACGGTGACCGGGTACTTCTCGGCGACGATGTGCGCGAACTCCGCGAGGGCCACGGAACCCGTGACCATCTCCTTGCTGTACTGGCCGCCCAGGAACTCGGCACCACCGGTCGAGATCTGGATGATGCCGTCGCTCTCGGCCTCCGCGAAGCCGCGCAGCGCAGCGTGCAGGGTCTGGGTCGAGGTCACGTTGATGGCCGGGTAGGCGAACTTGCCCGCCTTCGCCCGGTCGAGCATTTCGTTGTAGACCTCAGGGGTTGCGATGGGCATCTGTCCGCTCCTTGTATCTGCGGGTTGGCGTACTGCGTGCTTACGGCCCTGACCTAGACCTTGTGTGGGGGTTCGACGTCATCGTCGGCCTCATCTTTCCAGACTTGGCCGGATGGTCCATCCCGCGGTCAGTCCAGGCCCAGCTCGTCCTTCGAGTACGCGAAGCGGTACGGCACTCCCGCGCCCTGCTCGATCTTCTCGGCGGCGCCGGTGGCCCGGTCGACGATCGTGGCGACGGCGACGACCTCGGCGCCCGCCTCGCGCACCGCCTCGACCGCGGCGAGCGGGGAGCCGCCGGTGGTGGAGGTGTCCTCGACGACCAGCACCCGGCGGCCCGCGATCTCCGGGCCCTCGACCCGGCGCTGCAGGCCGTGCGCCTTGGCGGCCTTGCGGACGACGAAGGCGTCCAGGCGCCTGCCGCGCGCGGCGGCCGCGTGCAGCATGGCGCCGGCGACCGGGTCGGCGCCCATGGTCAGTCCGCCCACCGCGTCGAACTCCAGGTCCGCGGTCAGGTCCAGGAGCACCTGTCCGACCAGCGGCGCCGCCTCACCGTCGAGGGTGACGCGGCGCAGGTCGACGTAGTAGTCGGCCTCCAGACCCGACGACAGGGTCACCTTGCCGTGCACCACGGCCTTGTCCTTGATCTGCTGCAGCAGCTCGCCGCGTGTGCCTGGCGGCATTACTTCGTTGACGTCCGTCATGCCTGTCAGCTTAGATGCGGCGCCAGGTCCACGTGGTCGTGGCTTCCAGCGGCTCCAGCGGCGTGACCAGGCGCGGCAGGGTGTTCAGGCCGTTGGGCGGCCCGGTCTGCGGCTCCACGCAGACGGCGGCCTCCTGCTCGTCGTACACCACGACCCATTCCTCGCGGCTGGCGACCTTCAGCTCCAGCTGCCCGGGCCAGGTGAGCGTGACGTCGACGCCGCCGGGCATGCCGAAGCAGTCGTCCCAGGGGCTCGGCTTCGGCTCGACGCGGTTGCCGGTGGGCAGGTGGTCGTCGCCGCGCTCCTCCTGCCAGGCGGCGGTGAAGTCGAGCCGGACCGGCTCGCCGCCTTCGAGGGTGCGGTTGAACCAGGGGTGCCAGCCGATCTGGGCCGGGAAGGAGGAGTCGTACGTCTCCACGGACATCGTGAGCGTCAGGGCGTCCGGGGTGAGCGCCGCGATCTGGGTGACGCGGCCCGCGTAGGGCCAGGGCTTGACGAGGTCGTACGTGAGGACGGCCTCGTCGGTGGACGCGCGGGCGATGCTCCACGCGCCGTCGCGGGCCGTGCCGTGGATGGCGTGCGGGGGAGAGTTGAGCGGCATCTGGTGGACGTCGGCGCCGTCACGGAACCGTCCGTCCCGGATGCGGCCGCACCAGGGGACCATGGGGAAGCAGCCGAAGCGCTCTCCCTGCCGCAGCAGTTCGACGCCTCCGACCCGAAGTCCCCCGACCCGTCCACCGTTTCCCGGCTGCAAGGTCACTTCCGCGTCGCCCGCGGTCAGTGTGATGTCTTCTTGGCTCACGGGACGACACTACTCAACGGCGTTTTCTCAGTACCCGGGTGACCACGATCGCCGATGCCAGGACCACTGCCGCCGCCGGGGCCGCCCAGCGGAGGGCCGCTCCCGAGGCCACGGTCTGGGGGGCCGGGACGGGGGCGTAGCGGCCCCTCGGCGGCGCGTGGTCGACCTCCTCCGCGCTGCGGCCGATCATCGTGCGACGGGCGTGGGCCGCTTCGGCCGGGGGGTTGGCGGGTTCCGTGAAGTCGTCGGCCGGGGGTGCCGGGGGCTCCACGGGCTCGGGAGTCTCCACGGCCTCCGGTGTCTCCGGATCCTCCTCCGATTGCTCGGGCGTCTCCTCCGATTGGTCGGGCTTCTCCTCAGTCTGCTCTTCCGTCTCGCCCAGGGCCTCCGCGAAACGGTTCAGCAGCCGTACGACCGCGGAGCCCACCGCGTCCTGCGGGAGTTCCGTGACGCGGCCGTCCGCTGTGGCCGTGCCGTCGAAGGTCAGGGTCGTGCCACCCTCCGTGTCGCGCAGGCGGAGGGTGAGGGCGAGGGTGACCGAGCCGGTGCCGCGGGTCTCGGTGGCGTCGCCCTCGACGGCGTAGGAGCCGTCGTCACGGCCGGTGACGCGTACCGAGCCGCGGTAGGTGACGGAGTGGCTGCCGACCCGCACCTTCAGGCGCCCGGCGACGGGATCCGCGCCGGCGTCCTGCTGGAGCCCGGGAACCGCCCGGGCGACCCTGACGGGATCCCCCAGGGCCTCCCTCAGCCGCTCGACCGTAACCGGAACGAACACCTCATGCTCCATGGTTGCCGAGCCTACCCAGGGGGGACGGTCATGCGCCCCCGTTGGTGGAAAGTGACCGTGCCCTTCGGTCTCAGTAGCGCGGATGCACCAACGTCGACGCCGGCAGCCCTGCGATCCGGGTCGCCTCCGCCGCCCTCCGCGCCGCCCCCAGGGACTCCCGCGTCAGGGTCACCGGCCGCGGCCCCCGGGCGGCCAGGCCCAGTGCCGGGCGTGCTCTCTCCGAGGCGAGCACGAAGCCCCAGTCGCGCGGTGCGCGGGAGGCGCGGGCCGTGCGGTCGGGGCCCGCGGCGAAGCCGGAGTCGCGGCCGCCGACGCGGTAGGGGGTGGTGTGCAGACCCGCCGCACGCATCGTCGACTCCACCGTCCAGAAGACCCGGGGGCGGGAGGAGACCGGTCCCGCGTGCACGACGAGACGGCCCTCGGGGGCCAGGACGCGGCGGACCAGGCCGTAGAACTCCTCCGCGTACAGCTTGGTGCTGGCGGTGATGCCGGGGTCGGGCAGATCGGCGATCACCACGTCGTACGACGGCACGGGCGCCGCCGTCCGCAGCCGGCGGAACGCGTCCGCGGTGGTCACCCGCACGCGCGCGTCGCCGTACACATGGCCGTTGAGCCGGGACAGCGCCGGGTCGCGGCGGGCCAGGTCCACCACCGCGGGGTCGATCTCGACGATGTCGGCCCGCCGTACGTCCGGGTACCTCAGCACCTCGCGGGCGGCGAGGCCGTCGCCGCCGCCGAGGATGAGCACGCGCGCGTGTGGACCGTCCATCGCGGGGGCGACGAGGGCCTCGTGGTAGCGGTGCTCGTCACGACCGCTGACCCTCAGGCGGCCGTCGAGGTAGAGGTCGAGGGGGCGGCCGTCGGTGCCACCGGTGAGGACGACCTCCTGGATGCCGGTCTGGAGGGCGACGCGCACGTCCGTGCCGTAGACCGCCTCGCGCGCGGCCCGCTCGAAGTCGTCGACGAGGACGGCGGCGGTGGCGAGGACGCCGAGCACGGCGAGGTTGGCGGCCAGCAGCAGCCAGCGGGCCCGGCGGGTCAGGTCGCGGCGGAACAGGCCGAGGACCAGGGCGCCGCCCGCGACCGCGTTGACCGCGCCGGTGAGCATCGCGCCGGTCAACTGGCCCAGCAGCGGCAGCAGGAGGAAGGGGAAGGCCAGGCCGCCGACCAGCGCGCCGACGTAGTCCGCTGCGAACAGGTCGGCCACCGCGCCGCCCGCGTCCTGGCGGCGGATGCGCTGGATCAGCTCCATCAGCAAGGGGACTTCGGCGCCGATGAGCAGACCGATGGCGAGGGAGAAGGCGACCAGGAGCCAGCGCGGACCGCTCGCCCACAGTCCGCCCCAGTCGCCGGTCCACGCGAAGACGGCGTACAGCGCCATCGCGCTGCACCCGCCGACCAGCGCGAGCAGCGCCTCGATCGCGCCGAAGGCGGCCGCCGCGTGCCAGCGCAGCCGCTTGGCGACGAGCGAGCCGATGCCCATCGCGAAGACCATGACGGACAGCACCACGGAGGCCTGGGTGACCGAGTCGCCGATCAAGTACGAGGCGAGAGCGACCAGTTCGAGCTCGTACACCAGTCCGCAGGCCGCGCAGACGAAGACACAGGCGAGGACGAGGAAGCGGCCCGTGCCGGGGCGGACGGGCAGCCGCGCAGGCCCGGCCCAGGGCGGCGGAGCGCCGGGCGGGGCGGGGGCGTGCGGCTCGATCACGTTGCGACGGTACGTCACGGATGCGGCACGCTTCGTCACCCACACGTGTGGAACTGAGGAGCAACCGGGGAACACGGGTTTGGAGCAGCCGGGGGAAGGCGGGTTTGCGTGGCTCAACCCGATGTCCCGACCGGGACCCGGACACCGACCCGCGTCCGCGTGGCCACCAACTGCCCGTCCTGCGGATACGCGTGCCAGGTCCGCCAGTGCACCTGCCCGTCGTACTGCTGGGCGAGCAGCGCCGTGAACGCGAGCGGGCTACCCGGGAAAACCCCCGCCAGCCCGTTCGGATGGTCGGACACCAGCGCCAGCAACTCCTGTGCGCGTCCCGAGAACTGACCCGGTGACAGCGCCTCGACGCGTGCGGCGAACTCGTACTCCCAGTCCCCCACCCGCTTGGCCACGCCCAGCGGCAGCGGCGTACTGCTGCCTGCGATGCACGCGACCGTCTCCGAACACATGCCCCGATCCTCCTCCAGGAGCACTTGGTGGGACGCGCCGAGGAGTCTCAACTGAAGCTTCGCCCCGCCGATTTCGAGGTCGAGCGTGGCCAGGGCGGGCAGCGGCTCGCGCCCCAGGGCCCAGGCGAGGTCGGCCGCGCGCGTGTCGGTGTACGAGGTGTTCAGGGTCGTGAGCATGGGTCGGCTCCGCTAGCACGCAAAGAAAGGGTGGTGTGGGGTTCCGGCACACCCGGGCGACTGTGGGGGGATCGGCCCGGTCAGCGCAGTCGGGAGGTCAGGACGGGTCCGTAGGACGTCCGAGGGGGCTGCGTTGGTGATTTAGAGGGAATCATGAACGGTGGCGCCACCACAGCGTTTTTACCCAACTTCGTGGCGTTTCCATCCCTCCGTGGGCTCCCCAGCTCATCTGTTCAACTACGGCGTGCGCCACGGCGGCCAGAGCGTGCGCCGGAGCACCGGAGTGAAAAAGCGACAAGCGGGGGCGCGCGTCAACGCGACAAGCGGGGGTGCGCGTCCCGACCCAGGTCCGGACCCACACCCCCGCGTTCCCCCGCTCCCCCGTCTCCGGATGCGGTTCCCCCCTGCCGGAGCTCAGCTGCCCCGTGTCAGCTGCCTCCCCCGCATCCGCCCCCGCCGCCGCAGGACGACCCGCCACCACAGGACGACCCACCGCCGCAGGAGTGCCCACCGTGGTGGCCGCCGCCACCGGAGTCCGATCCGCCCCCGTCTCCCCCGGCCCACCAGCTGCTGCCGGCCGCGCCGGCGCCGCCGCTGTGGGCCCGCATACGCCGACGCGTCGAGCCGTTCCGGAACACCGTGGCCACCACGCCCA includes:
- a CDS encoding DUF2617 family protein, with the protein product MLTTLNTSYTDTRAADLAWALGREPLPALATLDLEIGGAKLQLRLLGASHQVLLEEDRGMCSETVACIAGSSTPLPLGVAKRVGDWEYEFAARVEALSPGQFSGRAQELLALVSDHPNGLAGVFPGSPLAFTALLAQQYDGQVHWRTWHAYPQDGQLVATRTRVGVRVPVGTSG